The proteins below are encoded in one region of Buteo buteo chromosome 22, bButBut1.hap1.1, whole genome shotgun sequence:
- the LOC142043250 gene encoding transmembrane and immunoglobulin domain-containing protein 1-like, translating to MLPVLLLFLLLLLLLAGPGSSAAGLGITARTLSPCYSADLRPASERLVSAVGCTVLLTIPPLKASKVVLWEYKSGPEEGVIVNYAFDRPANTSLPYENRTRFNETDFSLQIVLQQGDDRLYRFRSESEATAWFQLRVVEPLSEPEIVGNSSVKAGGNTKLVCNVLEGKADLYWWKKNGELLLGSDHIQFVDNTTLCIVKASMNDSGYYACVVRNEVSQNETSFLLHVQNAANVVLPVILVCVIVGSLAGVFVWCRRDRPCRNGCRWRS from the exons ATGTTGCCcgtccttctcctcttcctcctcctcctcctcctcctcgccggCCCCGGCAGCTCGGCAGCCGGCCTGGGGATCACAG cccGCACGCTTTCTCCATGCTACTCGGCTGACCTCAGGCCAGCGTCGGAGAGACTTGTCTCGGCCGTGGGCTGCACTGTGCTTTTGACGATACCGCCGCTGAAGGCCAGCAAAGTTGTCTTGTGGGAATATAAAAGTGGCCCAGAAGAAGGAGTCATCGTCAACTATGCTTTCGATAGACCCGCAAACACTTCTCTCCCCTACGAGAATCGCACGAGGTTCAATGAAACAGACTTCTCGCTGCAGATcgtgctgcagcagggagacGACCGGCTGTACCGGTTCAGGTCCGAGTCGGAGGCCACGGCCTGGTTCCAGCTGCGCGTTGTGG AACCACTGTCCGAGCCAGAAATCGTGGGCAACTCGTCAGTGAAGGCAGGAGGCAACACCAAACTGGTTTGCAACGTCCTGGAAGGGAAGGCAGACTTGTACTGGTGGAAGAAAAatggggagctgctgctgggaagtgACCACATCCAGTTTGTTGACAACACCACCCTGTGCATCGTTAAAGCATCGATGAACGACAGCGGCTACTACGCTTGCGTGGTCCGCAACGAAGTCAGCCAGAATGAAACCTCCTTCCTGCTCCACGTTCAGA ACGCTGCGAATGTGGTGTTGCCCGTGATCCTGGTGTGTGTTATTGTCGGCTCGCTCGCAG GTGTCTTCGTCTGGTGCAGAAGGGACCGCCCGTGTCGCAACGGCTGTAG